The Salvia miltiorrhiza cultivar Shanhuang (shh) chromosome 1, IMPLAD_Smil_shh, whole genome shotgun sequence genome has a window encoding:
- the LOC131007625 gene encoding uncharacterized protein LOC131007625, giving the protein MRYCDREREFGAERLINDYFGDSPTYTPEIFRRRFRMQKSLFIRIVEAVTANDEFFQQRRDATGRVGLSALQKCTGAMRVLAYGTSSDVVEEYLRMSSSSTRDALVHFVEGVISCFSGTYLRRTNEQDLARLLYVGEQRGFPGMIGSIDCMHWEWKNCPNAWIGHNTGRSGKPTIILKAASYDLWIWHAFFGTLSSCNDINVLHRSPVFNDVLEGRAPKVNYLVNGRHYDRVYYLTDGIYPSWAVFVKSITSPQIRKHKLFAQHQKSVRKDVERAFGAFGVLQAHL; this is encoded by the coding sequence ATGAGATATTGTGATAGGGAACGCGAGTTTGGTGCAGAGCGTTTGATCAACGACTACTTCGGTGACAGCCCAACGTATACTCCAGAAATCTTCCGGAGGAGATTTCGCATGCAGAAATCGTTATTCATTCGAATAGTGGAAGCTGTTACTGCTAATGATGAGTTTTTTCAACAGAGACGAGATGCCACCGGCAGAGTAGGTCTTTCAGCATTGCAGAAATGTACTGGAGCCATGAGGGTGTTGGCGTATGGGACATCTTCCGATGTTGTTGAAGAGTATCTACGAATGAGTTCATCTTCCACAAGAGATGCTTTAGTCCATTTTGTGGAAGGTGTTATTTCTTGCTTCAGTGGTACGTATCTCAGAAGGactaatgaacaagatttgGCAAGGCTGCTCTATGTTGGAGAACAACGTGGTTTTCCGGGCATGATTGGCAGtattgattgcatgcattgggagTGGAAAAATTGTCCTAATGCATGGATCGGCCATAATACTGGGAGAAGTGGAAAACCAACGATCATTTTGAAAGCTGCTTCATACGACTTGTGGATATGGCATGCGTTCTTTGGAACACTAAGTTCGTGCAATGATATTAATGTACTCCATCGATCTCCTGTTTTTAATGATGTCTTAGAAGGTCGAGCACCAAAGGTTAATTACTTAGTGAATGGTCGTCATTATGATAGGGTATATTATTTAACTGATGGTATATACCCTTCATGGGCTGTATTTGTCAAGTCAATTACTTCCCCACAGATTCGCAAACACAAGTTGTTCGCTCAACACCAAAAGTCTGTCCGAAAAGATGTTGAGCGAGCATTTGGAGCATTTGGAGTTctacaagcccatctctaa
- the LOC131023775 gene encoding uncharacterized protein LOC131023775, with amino-acid sequence MVVFKDIVVKGQDYLLILSDDEQETEMGMHLRVFPALIGHYVKPWPKLLNSLYQSEWTSEISLNKASKAHTLHPARPWQSKESNFLLTLRRRIIDKDAKWGRVTSFRGEFHFFEGYWEWTEDILSRCGNELRVVGIYDAVYASLFTYDCQPEMVKAFCEAWCPATNTILTSSGEMSISLWDLQYLSGLPCTGTLYDEVVPCAKEILGKDQFGNPFIPLSCRYLLSAYYSLKYRDGKDPKSLVSIDEWIKFWSKKASKYSHPPARRAKKSQRPKSTHNPSGSFEAHQPWSSEERAPFIELDASDKYHTTMYLAAHIACWLCIFVFPDGDAMSIRPTSFKMASLMACKQKVALTAPVLASIYKGLNTISSSMEPSLVLVTLPFHFIYGWIALYFNTHIPLPRSLGVAKMTLYSGEGAAKYYLPIACRERIQSYNSIRWNCTTFTKEDDIFYVDGENTREIEQCFFMAIRSSFLVRRLDDHFIVESYGPHRFSRQFSYYQIVPNSLTQNIRRTSLEEGLNLWRMCLLHRSRSRACFPRSSLDMKIHCSVDYKTWWDRTYRFSFENKISSPAHITFKRKDQEEAINSKDGKRKVVSTTLIADSGSSNSERNWKKKRIAGSSKPAEGHVEEEPTLVDADVNKTLKEVFGNNLEKGSPIDCVSIESNKSNEIPCLAKQSRPRPMPSCGAPSEFNATRMIDDELKSCCRIIWGKLRDKVERTKVEFLSALEDEIRSGISRMKIICGLNLSNLEDSINELFSKATAFDKVRSASHEINEGHTLKVREVKVCLQEKFAKEKKDAANCDALKADLDELEKRKKELLVSLEQRSLILKTTRGEIKVLKEDLAKLEEASRNDEVLKNLEALKLSLESMQQILRDQDPFA; translated from the exons ATGGTGGTCTTCAAAGATATTGTGGTCAAGGGTCAAGACTATTTGCTGATTTTGAGTGATGATGAGCAAGAGACGGAAATGGGCATGCATCTAAGAGTATTTCCGGCATTGATAGGCCACTATGTGAAACCTTGGCCCAAACTTTTGAATTCTCTATATCAGTCGGAATGGACCAGCGAGATTAGTTTGAACAAAGCGTCGAAGGCTCATACATTGCATCCGGCCCGTCCTTGGCAAAGCAAGGAATCCAATTTTCTATTGACTTTGAGGCGAAGGATCATCGATAAAGATGCCAAATGGGGAAGGGTTACAAGCTTTCGTGGGGAATTTCATTTCTTTGAAGGCTATTGGGAGTGGACTGAAGATATCCTTAGCCGCTGCGGGAATGAACTCCGAGTTGTTGGTATCTATGATGCAGTTTATGCCTCTCTTTTCACTTATGATTGCCAGCCCGAGATGGTTAAAGCGTTCTGTGAAGCTTGGTGTCCTGCGACGAACACCATTCTCACTTCATCTGGCGAGATGTCTATTTCTCTATGGGATTTACAGTATCTATCAGGGCTTCCGTGTACCGGGACATTGTATGATGAGGTTGTACCCTGCGCGAAAGAGATTCTTGGCAAAGATCAGTTTGGCAACCCGTTCATTCCCTTGAGTTGTAGATATTTACTCTCTGCTTACTATTCTCTTAAGTATCGTGATGGCAAGGATCCTAAGAGCTTAGTTTCTATCGATGAATGGATCAAATTTTGGTCGAAGAAAGCTTCAAAGTATTCTCATCCTCCTGCTCGCAGGGCTAAGAAATCTCAACGCCCCAAATCGACTCATAATCCGAGTGGTTCATTTGAAGCGCATCAACCATGGTCTTCTGAAGAAAGGGCTCCATTCATCGAGCTTGATGCTAGTGACAAGTATCACACCACTATGTACTTGGCAGCTCATATAGCTTGCTGGTTGTGTATCTTTGTTTTTCCAGATGGTGATGCCATGTCGATTAGACCAACCTCTTTCAAAATGGCAAGTTTGATGGCGTGCAAACAGAAAGTTGCCCTTACAGCTCCAGTTCTAGCCAGCATCTACAAAGGGTTGAACACTATCTCTAGTTCTATGGAGCCTTCTCTTGTCCTGGTGACGCTACCCTTTCATTTCATATATGGTTGGATAGCGCTCTATTTCAACACTCACATTCCCCTTCCAAGAAGCCTTGGTGTCGCCAAGATGACTCTATACTCAGGCGAAGGAGCTGCGAAGTATTATCTGCCTATTGCGTGCCGCGAACGAATTCAGTCGTACAATTCGATTCGTTGGAATTGTACCACATTCACCAAGGAAGATGACATTTTCTATGTCGATGGTGAAAATACAAGAGAGATTGAGCAATGCTTCTTCATGGCTATTCGCTCGAGTTTTTTGGTTCGCCGGCTGGATGACCACTTCATCGTGGAGTCTTATGGTCCTCACCGCTTCAGCCGTCAATTTAGCTATTACCAAATCGTACCCAACAGCCTTACTCAGAACATTCGAAGGACATCTTTGGAAGAAGGTCTCAACCTTTGGCGCATGTGTTTGCTGCACAGATCGCGATCAAGGGCATGTTTTCCACGATCTTCTTTGGACATGAAGATACATTGTTCAGTCGACTATAAGACTTGGTGGGATAGGACGTacagattttcttttgaaaacaAAATCTCTTCTCCGGCTCATATCACTTTTAAAAGAAAAGATCAGGAAGAAGCAATCAACTCCAAAGATGGAAAGAGGAAGGTCGTCTCTACCACCCTTATAGCTGATTCTGGTAGTAGCAATTCTGAGCGTAATtggaaaaagaagagaattGCGGGGTCCTCAAAACCGGCCGAGGGTCACGTTGAGGAAGAGCCAACTCTAGTGGATGCCGATGTGAACAAG ACTTTGAAAGAAGTGTTTGGAAATAATCTTGAGAAGGGCTCACCAATCGACTGTGTATCCATTGAATCCAATAAGTCAAACGAGATTCCTTGTCTTGCTAAACAATCCCGCCCCCGACCAATGCCATCATGTGGGGCGCCTTCCGAGTTCAATGCCACACGCATGATCGATGATGAACTCAAGTCGTGCTGCAGGATCATCTGGGGAAAGCTTCGTGACAAGGTTGAGAGAACCAAAGTCGAGTTTCTATCGGCGCTTGAAGACGAGATACGGAGTGGCATTTCCCGTATGAAGATTATTTGTGGTCTTAACCTTTCCAACCTTGAAGATAGTATTAATGAACTATTCTCCAAAGCCACCGCTTTTGATAAAGTAAGGTCGGCTTCTCATGagatcaatgaaggccacacaCTCAAAGTTCGAGAGGTCAAGGTTTGCCTTCAAGAGAAGTTTGCCAAAGAGAAGAAGGATGCTGCGAATTGTGATGCTTTAAAAGCGGATCTTGATGAGTTGGAGAAACGCAAGAAAGAATTGTTGGTGTCTTTGGAGCAGCGAAGCCTGATACTCAAGACTACTCGTGGTGAGATCAAGGTACTCAAGGAAGACCTGGCCAAGCTTGAAGAGGCTTCGAGAAATGATGAGGTCTTGAAGAATTTGGAAGCCTTGAAGCTTTCACTAGAGTCTATGCAGCAGATTTTGAGAGATCAAGACCCTTTTGCTTAG